CCGTAGATGGTTGCTCTGAGGCGAAAGACAATGGCTGAACGTTCAAATCCAGAGCTGCCATCGCTACCGTACGACTACACCGCGCTTGAACCACATATCTCCGAGCAGGTGCTCACCTGGCACCACGACACTCACCATCAGGGCTACGTAAACGGGTTAGAGAGCGCCGAAGAAGAGTTGGCGCAAAACCGCGCAGATGGTGACTTTTCCACGACCGGCGGCGCATTGGCAAACGTCACCCACAACGGCTGTGGTCATTATCTTCACACCCTGTTTTGGGATAACATGTCTCCAGACGGTGGAGGAACGCCAGAGGGTGCGCTGGCCGACCGCATCGAGGAGGATTTCGGTTCGTATGAGGGGTGGAAAGGCGAGTTCGAGGCGGCTGGAAGCGCCGCCAGCGGGTGGGCGCTGTTAGTGTACGATCCCATCGCAAAGCAACTCCGAAATCTCAGGGTCAACAGACACGATCAGGGGGCGCTGTGGAGTGCGCATCCGATCCTCGCGCTCGACGTGTGGGAACACTCGTATTACTACGACTACGGACCGGATCGTAGCTCGTTCATCGACGCCTTTTTCGAGGTCATCGACTGGTCGAGCGTCTCAGATCAGTACACGAAGGTCGTATCGACCTACGAGTAGCGGCCCGGTCGTTTCACGTTTTTGTGGCTGGATCAAGCGGCTTTAGTTCTGGGGGGCTGTCTACATCGATATGCCTCGTCCAAAAGAAACGTTCGAACGCACACAGCCGCTCACGTTCAAATCACCGGAGGAGGTGCTGGAGGAGGAGACGATGTACACCACCTATGAGATCGCCCGGTTGCTTCAGGGACTCGATCCTGGCTGGGAACTCGATGCCGAAACGGAATCTGTCTTGTTGGACTGGGCTATCCCGTGGATAATGGTCAACGCCGACTCGTTCGTCTTCGCCGCCCCGGAATCCGATGACGAGCCCGGATACTATGGACTCAAGTGAGATGCAACTGCTCGTCGCAGGCAGCACGCAGGTCGATGCGGGAAAGACGACGTTTTCGGTCGGATTGCTCGATCACGTCGGTGGAACC
The sequence above is drawn from the Halocatena salina genome and encodes:
- the sod gene encoding superoxide dismutase encodes the protein MAERSNPELPSLPYDYTALEPHISEQVLTWHHDTHHQGYVNGLESAEEELAQNRADGDFSTTGGALANVTHNGCGHYLHTLFWDNMSPDGGGTPEGALADRIEEDFGSYEGWKGEFEAAGSAASGWALLVYDPIAKQLRNLRVNRHDQGALWSAHPILALDVWEHSYYYDYGPDRSSFIDAFFEVIDWSSVSDQYTKVVSTYE
- a CDS encoding DUF5827 family protein, with the translated sequence MPRPKETFERTQPLTFKSPEEVLEEETMYTTYEIARLLQGLDPGWELDAETESVLLDWAIPWIMVNADSFVFAAPESDDEPGYYGLK